From one Lolium rigidum isolate FL_2022 chromosome 4, APGP_CSIRO_Lrig_0.1, whole genome shotgun sequence genomic stretch:
- the LOC124648544 gene encoding uncharacterized protein LOC124648544, which yields MAAAAAAEAPAEDPSPPRPPPPEKRASPADAEVQEERPEPKRRRARVAALENLPRAATAVAREQEEEDDAGDGGGSSFSFHARSFSGVETTPKFGSFNPAAAQFVAFHLTPPLVDTAEDEADSPPPPPVRTHDDGNDEDKGKDGNSQ from the coding sequence atggcggcggcggctgcggccgaGGCGCCGGCGGAGGACCCCTCTCCTCCCCGCCCGCCGCCTCCCGAGAAGCGCGCTTCGCCGGCCGACGCCGAGGTCCAGGAGGAGCGGCCGGAGCCCAAGCGTCGGCGCGCCCGCGTGGCCGCGCTCGAGAACCTCCCCCGCGCTGCGACGGCCGTGGCgagagagcaggaggaggaggatgacgcggGCGACGGCGGAGGGTCGTCGTTCTCGTTCCACGCGCGGAGCTTCTCCGGGGTGGAGACGACGCCCAAGTTCGGGTCTTTCAATCCGGCCGCCGCCCAGTTCGtggccttccacctgacgccgccCCTGGTCGACACGGCGGAGGACGAGGCGGActccccgcccccgccgccggtaCGCACCCACGATGATGGCAATGACGAGGATAAGGGCAAGGATGGCAATTCACAATAG